The region GCGCTGCCGCAGAACTCGGCGGTGCTGCGGCTGATCGACTGCACCCCGGACAGACCCGCGGCCAGCCGCTCGGCGTCGTCGCGGCCGATGTCCGCCGAGTGGGCCCGGAGCATGCCGTCGGCGGACAGCAGGATGGCGTGCCGGGCCTGCGGCACCTTCAGAACCTCGTCGAGCATCCACCCCAGCTCGTTGGTCATGGGCGCGATCATCCCTGTGTGTTCCCTTCGGATTCGTGGGGGGCTTCGGCTTCCTCGGCTGTTTCGGCCGCGGTGCGTGTGGGGGGTGCGGTGTCCTGCTCGGCCCGCGCGGAGCGGGTGCCGCGCGCGAAGGCGCCCATGCGCCGGGCGTACTCCTCCGCGGAGCGGCCCACACTCTCCTCGACCGGTGCGGCCGGTGCAGCCGGTTCGCCCGGTGCCGCCGGGGGCTGCTCGGCGGCGGGCGGGGGTACGGGTGCGCGGCGGCGCCGCTTGGGCAGCCCGCCGGCCGTCGTCGCCTCCGCGGGCCCGCTCGTCCGGGCCGTACGCCGGGGCGTGCGCGCCGGCTCCCGCGGCGGTGGGGGCTCCTGGACCGGGTCGGCGTGGGTGAGCAGCGCGGCCGGTACGAAGACGACGGCACGGACGCCACCGTACGGGGAGCGGGTGTCCACGGAGACGTCGAACCCGTAGCGGGTGGCGAGGACGCCGATGACGGCGAAGCCGAACTGGGGCGGATCGTCGAGGCGGGTGACGTCCACCGCGCGGCGGCCGGTCAGCAGCGCGGCGGCGTGCTCGGACCCGCGGCTGTCCATGCCGACGCCCGCGTCGTCGATGACCACGACGGCGCCGTTGTGCACCGCCTGGACGCTGACCTCGACGGTGGTGTTGGGCTGCGAGTGGCGCGCGGCGTTGTCCAGGAGTTCGGCGACGGCGAGGACGACCGGTTCGACGGCCCGGCTCTCGACGGCGATGTCGGCCTGTCCGTTGATGCGGATGCGCCGGTAGTCGCGGATGCGGGAGGTCGCGCCGCGGACCACCTCGATGAGCGGGGAGGTGGCCCGTTGGCGTCCGGGCCAGGAACCGCACAGTACGGCGATGGCCTGCGCGCGACGGCCGAACTGGGCGTTGGTGTGGTCGATCTCGAGCAGGTCGCGCAGCACGTCGGGGTGGTCGTGGCGGTCCTGCATCTCCGAGATGGACACCTGCTGCTCGTTGGCGAGTGCCTGGATCGATCGCATCGACGCCTTGAGGGCGGCCTTCGCGGACTGGTCGGCGCGGGTCTGTGCGTGCCGCACGGCGTCGGAGAACCGCTCCAGGAGACCGTCGAGACACTTCGCGAAGTCGGTGTCGGCCAGCCGCGCGTCGAGGAGGCCTACGGCGGGGAGGGCCGGTGCGTGGAGAAACTCGCCGGCCGCGGGAAGGGGCCGGCCGGTCGTGGCGAAGGGGTGACCCGGCGCGGACTGCGGCCGGCCCGTCGCGGGGATGGACTGCCCCGCCGAGGAATGTGGCCGGCCCGTCACGGGGATGGACTGCCCCGCCGCAGCAAGGTGCTGACCTGTCGCGGAGGAGGGGTGACCCGGCGCGGAGGCGGGCTGGTGCGGGGCGCTTTCGAGCGCGGGCAGGCGGACCGCGACCAGGTGGCGCAGCTCCTCGTCCCGGGCCCGCAGCGCGTCCGCGAGCTCGGCGCTCCGGCCGCGCTGCCGTCCGGTGATCCCGCGCTGGCGCACCAGCAGCACGGTGACGGCGAGCAGGCCGACGGCCAGGCACCAGAACGCCGCCTCCGGTATCCGTTCGGTCATGAAGTCCTCAATGGCATATGCAAGT is a window of Streptomyces mirabilis DNA encoding:
- a CDS encoding ATP-binding protein — translated: MTERIPEAAFWCLAVGLLAVTVLLVRQRGITGRQRGRSAELADALRARDEELRHLVAVRLPALESAPHQPASAPGHPSSATGQHLAAAGQSIPVTGRPHSSAGQSIPATGRPQSAPGHPFATTGRPLPAAGEFLHAPALPAVGLLDARLADTDFAKCLDGLLERFSDAVRHAQTRADQSAKAALKASMRSIQALANEQQVSISEMQDRHDHPDVLRDLLEIDHTNAQFGRRAQAIAVLCGSWPGRQRATSPLIEVVRGATSRIRDYRRIRINGQADIAVESRAVEPVVLAVAELLDNAARHSQPNTTVEVSVQAVHNGAVVVIDDAGVGMDSRGSEHAAALLTGRRAVDVTRLDDPPQFGFAVIGVLATRYGFDVSVDTRSPYGGVRAVVFVPAALLTHADPVQEPPPPREPARTPRRTARTSGPAEATTAGGLPKRRRRAPVPPPAAEQPPAAPGEPAAPAAPVEESVGRSAEEYARRMGAFARGTRSARAEQDTAPPTRTAAETAEEAEAPHESEGNTQG
- a CDS encoding roadblock/LC7 domain-containing protein, which encodes MIAPMTNELGWMLDEVLKVPQARHAILLSADGMLRAHSADIGRDDAERLAAGLSGVQSISRSTAEFCGSATAPWRQTLIEFAHGYVFLVAAGEGAHLAVSTGEDVDMEAVTYRMHKLVDRLGKELTSPARQDTGSPA